The following are encoded in a window of Impatiens glandulifera chromosome 5, dImpGla2.1, whole genome shotgun sequence genomic DNA:
- the LOC124938510 gene encoding (S)-8-oxocitronellyl enol synthase ISY1-like — protein sequence MSWWWAGAIGAAKKKIDEDDAPPKYQSVALVIGVTGITGNSLAEILPLSDTPGGPWKVYGVARRPRPFWNSDYPVDYIQCDISDATDASSKLSPISAEITHIFYTSWANRSNELDNCAVNGSMFRNVLNAVIPNAPNLRHICLQTGRKHYVGPFDLWEKSQAHDPPFYEDLPRLDCPSFYYTQEDILFEEVSKVDGRITWSIHRPGVIFGFSPYSLMNSVGSLCVYATICKHEGLPLKFPGSKGAWDGYYDASDADLIAEHQIWAAVDPYAKNEAFNITNGDVFKWKHLWKILAEQFGVEEAEFEEGFSLEEAMKGKEGVWEEIVRENELAETKLKEVGNWWFVDLMFSREMPLDSMNKSKEHGFLGFRNSKNSFYSWIDKMKANKIVP from the exons ATGAGCTGGTGGTGGGCAGGTGCAATCGGTGCAGCCAAG AAAAAAATCGATGAAGACGATGCGCCCCCTAAATACCAAAGCGTGGCGCTAGTAATCGGGGTAACAGGTATAACAGGGAACAGCCTCGCCGAGATCCTCCCCCTCTCCGACACCCCTGGAGGCCCTTGGAAGGTCTATGGCGTCGCCCGCCGTCCCCGTCCTTTCTGGAACTCTGATTATCCTGTCGATTACATCCAGTGCGACATCTCCGACGCCACTGACGCCTCTTCCAAGCTCTCCCCTATTTCCGCCGAGATCACGCACATTTTCTACACCTCATGGGCCAACAGATCTAATGAGCTCGATAACTGCGCCGTTAACGGATCCATGTTCCGGAATGTTCTAAACGCTGTCATCCCCAACGCACCTAATCTTCGTCACATCTGTTTACAGACCGGCCGGAAGCATTACGTCGGACCTTTCGATCTATGGGAGAAATCCCAGGCTCACGATCCTCCTTTTTATGAAGATCTCCCTCGATTGGATTGTCCGTCTTTCTATTACACTCAAGAAGACATTCTATTCGAGGAAGTCTCTAAGGTAGACGGGCGAATAACGTGGTCGATTCACCGGCCGGGAGTAATCTTCGGTTTCTCTCCTTACAGCTTGATGAACTCGGTAGGATCGCTCTGTGTATACGCCACGATCTGCAAGCACGAGGGTCTTCCGTTGAAGTTTCCTGGATCGAAGGGAGCATGGGACGGCTATTACGATGCATCTGATGCTGATTTGATAGCGGAGCATCAGATTTGGGCGGCGGTGGATCCTTACGCCAAGAACGAGGCTTTTAATATCACCAATGGCGACGTTTTCAAATGGAAGCATCTGTGGAAAATTCTAGCAGAGCAATTTGGTGTGGAAGAAGCAGAGTTTGAGGAAGGGTTCAGTCTGGAGGAAGCTATGAAAGGGAAGGAGGGTGTTTGGGAAGAGATAGTGAGAGAGAATGAACTGGCAGAGACGAAGCTGAAGGAGGTGGGGAATTGGTGGTTCGTTGATCTGATGTTCAGCAGGGAAATGCCTCTGGACTCCATGAACAAGAGCAAAGAACATGGGTTTCTGGGTTTCAGAAACAGTAAGAATTCGTTCTACTCCTGGATTGATAAGATGAAAGCAAACAAGATTGTGCCTTAA